From Cannabis sativa cultivar Pink pepper isolate KNU-18-1 chromosome 8, ASM2916894v1, whole genome shotgun sequence, a single genomic window includes:
- the LOC115698552 gene encoding probable mitochondrial-processing peptidase subunit beta, mitochondrial, whose translation MPIKHLLTTIARRSHNRTLPVQTLLTQALRTASTSPAIASSQSPVPSPPAPDVMIYDRLAEAVKSKLQQLENPDPRFLKYGSPHPTVTDHTRILSAPETKITTLPNGLRVATESNLAAQSATVGVWIDAGSRFETEETNGTAHFLEHMIFKGTEKRTARELEEEIENMGGHLNAYTSREQTTYYAKVLDKDVPKALDILSDILQNSKFEEHRISRERDVILREMEEVEGQTEEVIFDHLHATAFQYTPLGRTILGPAQNIKTITKEHLQNYIKTHYTAPRMVIVASGAVKHEDFVGAVKNSFTKLSSDSTTASQLVEKEPAIFTGSEVRIIDDDIPLAQFAIAFNGASWTDPDSIPLMVMQALLGSWNKNAGGGKHMGSELAQRIGINEIAESMMAFNTNYKDTGLFGVYAVAKPDCLDDLAWAIMYEITKLAYRVSEADVIRARNQLKSSLLLHIDGTSPVAEDIGRQLLTYGRRIPFAELFARIDAVDTSTIKRVANRFIYDRDIAIAAMGPIQSLPDYNWFRRRTYWNRY comes from the exons ATGCCGATCAAACATCTCCTTACCACCATAGCTCGCCGCTCACACAACCGAACACTTCCCGTTCAGACCTTGCTCACACAAGCGCTTCGAACCGCATCCACCTCACCCGCGATCGCCTCATCGCAGTCTCCGGTTCCGTCGCCACCGGCCCCAGATGTCATGATCTATGACCGCCTCGCTGAGGCCGTCAAATCCAAGCTCCAGCAGCTCGAGAACCCCGACCCTCGTTTTCTCAAATACGGGTCGCCCCACCCGACCGTCACCGATCACACTCGGATCCTTTCTGCACCGGAGACTAAGATCACTACTCTTCCTAACGGGCTTAGAGTGGCCACTGAATCGAACCTCGCGGCTCAGTCCGCTACCGTTGGTGTCTGGATCGATGCCGGTTCTAGATTTGAGACTGAAGAGACTAATGGGACGGCGCATTTCTTGGAGCACATGATCTTCAAGGGGACCGAGAAGAGGACGGCGCGTGAGCTGGAGGAGGAGATTGAGAACATGGGTGGACATTTGAATGCCTACACGTCGAGGGAGCAGACCACTTACTACGCTAAGGTTTTGGACAAGGACGTGCCGAAGGCGCTTGATATCCTTTCTGATATTTTGCAGAATTCCAAGTTCGAAGAGCACCGGATTAGTCGCGAGCGTGATGTCATTCTTAGAGAAATGGAGGAG GTTGAAGGGCAAACTGAGGAAGTTATTTTTGATCATTTGCATGCAACTGCTTTCCAATACACTCCTCTCGGCAGAACAATTCTTGGTCCTGCTCAGAATATTAAGACTATCACTAAGGAGCATCTTCAGAACTATATTAAAACACACTACACAGCTCCCAGAATG GTAATTGTCGCTTCTGGAGCTGTTAAGCATGAAGATTTTGTTGGGGCAGTAAAGAATTCTTTCACCAAGCTGTCATCTGATTCAACAACTGCTTCTCAGTTGGTTGAAAAGGAACCTGCCATTTTTACCGGTTCTGAG GTTAGAATCATTGATGATGATATTCCCCTTGCACAATTTGCCATTGCTTTCAATGGAGCATCTTGGACAGATCCAGACTCTATTCCATTGATGGTCATGCAAGCTCTGTTGGGCTCGTGGAATAAGAATGCTGGTGGCGGAAAGCACATGGG TTCTGAGCTGGCACAGAGGATTGGCATTAACGAAATTGCAGAAAGCATGATGGCTTTTAACACCAACTACAAAGACACCGGCCTGTTTGGTGTTTATGCTGTTGCTAAG CCTGATTGCTTAGATGACTTGGCCTGGGCAATTATGTATGAGATAACAAAGTTAGCTTATAGAGTTTCAGAAGCTGATGTTATCCGTGCTCGTAATCAG CTGAAATCTTCTCTGTTGCTTCACATTGATGGGACTAGTCCTGTAGCAGAAGATATTGGGCGccag TTACTAACTTATGGCCGAAGAATTCCGTTCGCTGAACTGTTTGCAAGGATTGATGCTGTTGACACAAGCACCATCAAACGTGTTGCCAACCGATTTATTTACGACAGG GATATTGCTATTGCCGCCATGGGACCAATCCAGAGTTTGCCAGACTACAACTGGTTCAGACGCAGGACCTACTGGAACAGATACTAG